In a single window of the Thermococcus sp. EP1 genome:
- a CDS encoding MoaD/ThiS family protein, giving the protein MIKVKVIGRKIEREIEHQKGMKVKDVLRAVGFNTESAIAKVNGKVALEDDPVKDEDYVEVIPVVSGG; this is encoded by the coding sequence ATGATCAAGGTCAAAGTCATTGGAAGAAAAATCGAGAGAGAAATAGAACATCAGAAGGGTATGAAAGTTAAAGACGTGCTTAGAGCAGTTGGATTCAATACAGAAAGTGCGATAGCAAAGGTGAATGGGAAAGTTGCCCTAGAAGATGATCCTGTTAAAGATGAGGATTATGTTGAAGTTATTCCAGTCGTTTCTGGGGGTTGA
- a CDS encoding Lrp/AsnC family transcriptional regulator, with amino-acid sequence MVDELDRKIISILQKDARLSYREIAKKLGIAVGTVYNRLKKLEEEKVILGFTPKLDYSKLGYDLTTIIGVRAQGKRIIEIEREISKDPHVACVYDVTGEYDIIVIAKFRGREDMNKFVKKLLRIDGVEKTYTHVAMEVVKEDLTLEV; translated from the coding sequence ATGGTGGATGAGCTCGATAGGAAGATAATCTCGATCCTTCAGAAAGACGCTAGACTTTCTTATAGAGAGATAGCCAAGAAATTGGGAATTGCAGTTGGAACAGTTTATAACAGGCTTAAAAAGCTGGAAGAAGAGAAAGTGATCTTGGGTTTCACTCCAAAACTCGATTACAGTAAGTTGGGTTATGATCTGACAACCATTATTGGAGTTAGGGCTCAAGGGAAGAGAATAATTGAGATCGAACGAGAAATATCTAAAGATCCCCATGTGGCATGCGTATATGACGTAACTGGAGAGTATGACATAATTGTAATTGCAAAATTTAGGGGACGAGAAGATATGAATAAATTTGTGAAGAAACTTCTCAGGATAGATGGGGTGGAAAAAACTTACACCCATGTTGCTATGGAAGTGGTGAAGGAGGACTTGACATTAGAGGTTTAG
- a CDS encoding phosphoribosyltransferase family protein, with protein sequence MSQIEAVKEKLRVIRILRLLKKNYTYEELSRITGLPITVLNRYVRGKVLPSTQRTKELIEILSPYLNLEEEVRRRIIFDKHGLFDNLKILSDSDLMSLIAENIASKYREVKIDKILTAATDGIPLAIHIGNELGVDVVYAKKKREVGVEKFYEVNYVSSSSGSVMTLYLPYWAIKKGENVLIVDDVVRSGETQKALLEMCKQANATPVGMFFLISVGSVVERINEEYKIPVDVMIQL encoded by the coding sequence TTGAGTCAAATAGAAGCTGTCAAGGAAAAACTTCGAGTTATCAGGATTTTAAGGCTTTTGAAGAAGAATTACACCTATGAGGAGTTATCAAGGATTACAGGCCTTCCAATCACAGTGCTAAACAGATATGTAAGAGGGAAAGTCCTCCCAAGTACACAGAGGACTAAGGAGTTAATAGAGATACTCTCACCTTACCTAAACCTGGAAGAAGAAGTTAGGCGAAGGATAATATTTGATAAGCATGGGTTGTTTGATAATTTGAAGATTCTTAGTGATAGTGACTTAATGAGCCTCATTGCCGAGAACATTGCCTCGAAATATAGAGAAGTGAAGATAGACAAGATATTAACGGCTGCCACAGATGGCATCCCTTTGGCAATCCACATCGGAAATGAACTTGGTGTCGATGTAGTTTATGCCAAAAAGAAAAGAGAGGTTGGTGTAGAGAAGTTCTATGAGGTGAATTATGTATCAAGTTCTTCTGGCAGTGTTATGACACTTTATCTGCCCTACTGGGCTATTAAAAAAGGAGAAAATGTGCTCATAGTCGATGATGTTGTGAGGAGTGGAGAAACTCAAAAGGCATTATTGGAAATGTGTAAGCAGGCTAATGCCACCCCCGTGGGGATGTTCTTCCTGATAAGCGTTGGTAGCGTAGTTGAAAGAATAAACGAGGAATATAAGATCCCCGTGGATGTTATGATCCAACTTTGA
- a CDS encoding YkgJ family cysteine cluster protein: MEKRWVATIHLDSLRIENDPSFKFKCLPGCGRCCIELDIPLRDEDIAKIEDLGYNAWEFVDYEKMFYRGNKFLGYGLKKRPFDDACPFLQEDGKCKIYSHRPLACKLYPFILVRHGLALEVYLKEDSFCKGINHPEGEPITLELVLRYFGDVIREYQHKLGISNTHYKPENLTI, from the coding sequence GTGGAGAAAAGGTGGGTAGCCACAATACACCTGGATAGCCTTCGAATTGAAAATGACCCTTCTTTTAAATTTAAGTGCTTACCAGGATGTGGTAGATGCTGCATTGAGTTAGACATACCCTTAAGGGATGAGGACATCGCCAAAATAGAGGATCTTGGATATAACGCGTGGGAATTCGTTGATTATGAGAAAATGTTCTATCGTGGGAACAAATTTTTAGGGTATGGTCTAAAAAAGAGACCATTTGACGACGCTTGCCCCTTCCTTCAGGAAGATGGTAAGTGCAAGATATACTCCCACCGACCACTTGCATGTAAACTCTATCCCTTTATTTTAGTTAGACATGGCCTAGCCCTTGAAGTATACCTCAAAGAAGATTCTTTCTGTAAGGGGATTAACCATCCTGAGGGGGAACCTATTACACTTGAGCTTGTCCTCAGATACTTTGGCGACGTTATTAGAGAATACCAGCATAAACTGGGAATTTCAAACACGCACTATAAACCAGAAAATCTTACAATTTGA
- a CDS encoding Lrp/AsnC family transcriptional regulator, with translation MIEAFVLIIVKPGNEDLVYDKLNGVSQVKEIYKVYGEYDIILRVEVDNIKALDEFHDTVLRKIREIEMTETLIASSYGS, from the coding sequence ATGATAGAGGCCTTTGTGTTGATTATTGTTAAGCCCGGAAATGAAGATTTGGTATATGACAAACTGAATGGAGTCTCCCAAGTTAAGGAGATATACAAGGTTTACGGAGAATATGATATTATACTCCGCGTTGAAGTGGATAATATCAAGGCCCTCGATGAATTTCATGACACAGTTTTGAGGAAAATAAGGGAGATAGAGATGACCGAGACGTTAATAGCAAGCTCCTATGGGAGCTGA
- a CDS encoding signal recognition particle protein Srp54, producing the protein MVLDKLGQSLNNALRKLARASTVDEALVREVVRDIQRALITSDVNVRLVLDLTKKIEKRALEEKPPAGVSKKEHIIKIVYEELTNFLGKEAKPIEIKAKPTILLTVGIQGSGKTTSVAKLARYFQKHGYKVGVVCSDTWRPGAYHQLKQLVEPHGIEVFGDPEEKDAIKLAKEGVEYFRKKGVDVIIVDSAGRHKEEKGLIEEMRQISNTIDPHEVILVIDGTIGQQAYNQALAFKEATPIGSIIVTKLDGSAKGGGALSAVVATGAPIKFIGVGEKIDDLEPFDPKRFVSRLLGLGDIQGLLEKFEELSKEVEFKEEDVEKFLRGKFNLKDMYAQLEAMSKMGPLQQILKMIPGMGYSIPDEMIKVSEARLKKFKVIMDSMTEEELENPEIINYSRIKRIARGSGTTPKDVRELLNQYNQMKKFFKGMDKRKLAKMARKFNVGGFGL; encoded by the coding sequence ATGGTGCTAGATAAACTGGGACAGTCATTAAATAATGCTCTGAGAAAGCTTGCACGTGCAAGCACGGTTGATGAGGCCCTTGTGAGAGAGGTTGTTAGAGATATTCAGAGAGCTTTAATCACGAGTGATGTTAATGTTCGTCTTGTTCTTGATTTAACCAAAAAAATAGAAAAGAGGGCCCTAGAGGAGAAACCCCCTGCTGGGGTCTCCAAAAAAGAACATATAATAAAGATAGTGTATGAAGAACTCACAAACTTCTTAGGAAAAGAGGCCAAGCCAATTGAAATCAAAGCAAAGCCCACTATACTTTTGACAGTAGGTATCCAAGGTTCTGGAAAAACTACAAGCGTCGCAAAGCTGGCTCGCTATTTTCAGAAACACGGTTACAAAGTTGGAGTGGTGTGTTCAGACACATGGCGTCCTGGTGCTTATCACCAGCTTAAACAGCTTGTAGAACCCCATGGTATCGAAGTCTTTGGAGATCCAGAGGAAAAAGACGCAATAAAACTCGCAAAAGAAGGTGTTGAGTATTTCAGAAAGAAAGGAGTAGACGTGATAATAGTTGACTCCGCTGGAAGACACAAAGAAGAGAAAGGCCTAATTGAGGAAATGAGACAAATAAGCAATACAATAGACCCACATGAAGTCATCTTGGTAATAGATGGTACCATCGGGCAACAGGCATATAACCAAGCTTTAGCCTTCAAAGAGGCAACTCCCATTGGGTCAATTATTGTTACCAAACTTGATGGTTCTGCAAAAGGAGGAGGAGCTTTATCCGCAGTAGTTGCTACTGGTGCTCCAATAAAATTCATTGGTGTAGGAGAGAAAATAGATGATCTTGAACCATTTGACCCGAAAAGATTTGTGTCAAGGCTTCTCGGGCTTGGAGATATCCAAGGGTTGCTGGAGAAGTTTGAAGAGCTGAGCAAGGAAGTAGAGTTCAAAGAGGAGGATGTAGAAAAGTTCCTCAGAGGGAAATTCAACCTCAAGGATATGTACGCCCAACTTGAGGCCATGAGTAAAATGGGGCCACTTCAGCAAATATTGAAAATGATCCCTGGAATGGGGTACTCCATCCCTGATGAAATGATAAAAGTCAGTGAAGCCAGGTTAAAGAAGTTCAAAGTTATTATGGACTCCATGACTGAGGAGGAACTTGAAAATCCCGAGATAATAAACTATTCACGGATAAAGAGAATAGCTCGCGGTTCAGGCACAACACCAAAAGACGTAAGGGAGCTGCTCAACCAATACAATCAAATGAAAAAATTCTTTAAGGGTATGGATAAAAGAAAATTGGCCAAGATGGCCAGGAAGTTTAATGTTGGAGGGTTTGGTCTATGA
- a CDS encoding MFS transporter — MEVIDKAKFGRFHYLLLGILGTVWAFIAINTLSVSFVIPLISKEPAFQGSLSKLGAMGSAALWGMLVGAWSFGTLSDYLGRKKALGLAISLFGLGSIASSFAGTLDQLIGLRFIVGLGLGGALPVASSYFAEFMPTKIRGAMISVLESFWAIGTIVIGIVAIILKASWRGILLFGGSVLALLPLVLWLPESPRFLALKGKTGDAEKILERIFGVKAKVEQPPEIRAKVTVLELWQRYGKITLMLSIAWFSIAFAYYGFFVWLPKFLAATLKITVFKSFQYFIITAIAQLPGYWSAAYLLEKIGRRKTLSGYLLLSGLAGVMFYNYASSGNVSMILTSAVLFSFFNLGAWGAIYAYTPELYPTEVRGSGAGWAGAMARIGGGLAPILAGRIMETSTVGVAVLVIAIISIIGAFDVFILGKETKGIKLA, encoded by the coding sequence GTGGAGGTCATAGATAAAGCAAAATTCGGAAGGTTTCATTATTTACTTTTAGGCATACTCGGAACCGTATGGGCTTTTATAGCGATAAACACGCTCTCAGTAAGTTTTGTGATTCCTCTTATAAGTAAAGAACCTGCCTTCCAAGGGAGTCTAAGCAAGCTTGGTGCAATGGGCTCTGCGGCACTCTGGGGAATGTTAGTTGGGGCATGGTCATTTGGAACCCTATCAGACTACCTCGGAAGAAAAAAAGCCTTAGGACTTGCGATTAGTCTTTTTGGCCTTGGTAGTATTGCAAGCAGCTTTGCAGGTACATTGGATCAGCTTATTGGTCTCAGGTTTATCGTAGGTTTAGGCCTTGGAGGGGCTCTTCCCGTAGCGAGCTCGTACTTTGCAGAATTCATGCCTACAAAAATCAGGGGGGCAATGATTTCAGTTCTCGAAAGCTTTTGGGCAATCGGTACAATAGTAATAGGGATAGTTGCAATAATCTTAAAGGCCAGCTGGAGAGGCATACTCCTCTTTGGAGGCTCGGTCTTGGCACTATTACCCTTAGTACTGTGGCTTCCAGAATCCCCAAGGTTCTTGGCTCTGAAGGGAAAAACCGGAGATGCTGAGAAAATACTAGAAAGAATATTTGGAGTTAAAGCAAAAGTGGAACAACCACCAGAAATAAGAGCAAAAGTTACCGTTCTAGAGCTCTGGCAGAGATATGGAAAAATCACATTAATGTTATCAATTGCATGGTTTAGCATCGCTTTTGCCTATTACGGGTTTTTTGTATGGCTTCCAAAGTTCTTAGCGGCTACTCTTAAAATAACAGTGTTTAAAAGCTTTCAATACTTTATAATAACTGCCATAGCTCAACTTCCTGGTTATTGGAGCGCCGCTTATCTCTTAGAAAAAATTGGAAGAAGAAAAACCCTTTCAGGATATCTACTCCTCTCAGGGCTCGCAGGAGTAATGTTTTACAACTATGCAAGTTCTGGAAATGTCTCGATGATCTTGACTAGTGCTGTGCTCTTCAGTTTCTTCAACTTGGGAGCATGGGGGGCCATATATGCATACACTCCCGAACTCTATCCAACAGAAGTTAGGGGAAGCGGAGCTGGTTGGGCCGGTGCAATGGCTAGAATCGGTGGTGGACTAGCCCCAATACTAGCAGGAAGAATCATGGAAACATCCACAGTTGGAGTAGCGGTGCTAGTAATAGCAATCATATCAATAATAGGCGCTTTTGACGTCTTTATCCTTGGAAAAGAAACAAAAGGAATAAAATTAGCGTAA
- a CDS encoding damage-control phosphatase — MRIHYECFMCIADQCQRIIEMSTDDLEKRKKAAVFAAKLMSKLKEDSISGIVASEIFSELYKFLGVEDPFKEYKERSNELAKKVLGSIEKNLDIDLKTALKLSIVGNIIDFAVGYSLEKVEEDIIQLINEELYIDNSKELFDRLKDAKILLYLTDNCGEIYFDKLFLKKIREEFPDIEVYIAGKEQPAINDATVEDLRDAGLQEVGEIVSTGFGIVGVPFDRISGRFKEIFENADIIIAKGQANFETLNELGDDRIFHLLKAKCKPIARELGVPQGAILCI; from the coding sequence ATGAGAATTCATTATGAATGTTTCATGTGTATTGCTGATCAGTGTCAGAGAATCATTGAAATGTCAACAGATGACTTGGAAAAAAGGAAAAAGGCAGCAGTTTTCGCAGCAAAGCTCATGAGTAAACTTAAGGAAGATTCAATCTCAGGAATAGTTGCTAGTGAAATATTTTCTGAGCTCTATAAGTTTCTTGGGGTTGAGGATCCATTTAAGGAATATAAAGAACGCTCAAATGAACTTGCAAAAAAAGTCTTAGGCAGTATTGAAAAAAATTTAGACATTGACCTTAAGACTGCCCTTAAGCTTTCAATAGTTGGGAACATCATTGATTTTGCAGTGGGATATTCTCTAGAAAAAGTAGAGGAGGATATTATTCAACTGATTAATGAAGAGCTGTACATTGACAACTCAAAGGAACTTTTTGACAGACTTAAGGATGCAAAGATACTTCTTTACCTCACCGATAATTGTGGGGAGATATATTTCGACAAGCTCTTTTTGAAAAAAATACGTGAAGAATTTCCCGATATTGAGGTATATATTGCTGGAAAAGAGCAACCTGCTATTAACGATGCCACTGTAGAAGACCTAAGGGATGCAGGCCTTCAGGAAGTTGGAGAAATAGTGTCCACAGGTTTTGGAATTGTGGGGGTTCCGTTTGACAGGATTTCTGGGAGATTTAAAGAAATCTTTGAAAATGCCGACATAATTATAGCAAAAGGCCAGGCGAACTTTGAGACATTAAACGAGCTCGGTGACGATAGAATATTTCATCTGTTGAAGGCAAAATGTAAACCGATTGCGAGAGAGTTAGGGGTTCCACAAGGGGCCATCCTATGTATATAG
- the mtnP gene encoding S-methyl-5'-thioadenosine phosphorylase has product MVRIAIIGGSGVYDPKLLENLREEVVKTPYGDIKVKIGTYKGEEVAFLARHGERHSVPPHKINYRANIWGLHELGVERILSTSAVGSLNEAMKPGDFVILDQLIDFTKNRTYTFYDGEDAPHERNFVAHVDFTDPYCPELRDSLIRAARELGFSYHPRGTYAAMEGPRFETRAEIRALRILGADVVGMTQSPEAILARELEMCYASVAIVTNYAAGISKTKLTHSEVVELMQQKSEEIKLLLMRAVEYIPKIRRCACKDALKGATG; this is encoded by the coding sequence ATGGTAAGAATAGCCATAATCGGTGGATCAGGAGTATATGACCCAAAACTTCTTGAAAATTTGAGAGAGGAGGTTGTAAAAACTCCTTATGGGGATATTAAAGTCAAGATTGGGACATATAAAGGAGAAGAAGTAGCATTTTTGGCAAGACATGGAGAAAGACATAGCGTTCCTCCTCACAAGATAAACTACCGGGCTAACATATGGGGGTTACATGAGCTCGGTGTTGAGAGAATACTATCAACTTCAGCAGTGGGTTCATTAAATGAGGCCATGAAACCTGGGGATTTTGTAATACTGGATCAGCTGATAGACTTTACCAAGAATAGGACGTACACGTTCTATGATGGCGAAGATGCACCTCATGAGAGGAATTTTGTGGCTCACGTGGATTTCACAGATCCTTACTGTCCAGAGCTTAGGGACTCTTTAATTAGAGCTGCAAGAGAGCTTGGCTTCAGCTACCATCCAAGGGGAACTTATGCTGCAATGGAAGGCCCAAGGTTTGAAACAAGGGCTGAAATTAGAGCCTTGAGAATATTGGGTGCAGATGTTGTAGGGATGACACAATCACCTGAGGCCATCTTAGCTAGAGAACTAGAAATGTGCTATGCTAGCGTTGCTATAGTGACTAACTACGCCGCAGGGATAAGCAAAACTAAGCTTACTCATTCAGAAGTTGTTGAACTTATGCAGCAGAAGAGCGAGGAGATTAAGCTTCTCCTCATGAGGGCTGTTGAGTATATTCCAAAGATTAGGAGATGTGCATGCAAAGATGCTTTGAAAGGTGCTACAGGTTGA
- a CDS encoding cupin domain-containing protein, whose product MVILKTNLVDKIKEIDKPWSPVEIARVNDYVIRMALFDGEYHWHKHTNEDELFYVYKGSIVIQLKEQPDIILHEGEMAVVPRGIEHCPRALEPSYVLMFEPAVLKSKGD is encoded by the coding sequence ATGGTGATTTTAAAGACCAATTTGGTGGATAAAATTAAAGAAATTGACAAACCGTGGTCTCCAGTCGAAATAGCACGGGTTAACGACTACGTGATCCGGATGGCCCTTTTTGATGGTGAGTATCACTGGCATAAACATACAAATGAAGACGAGCTTTTTTATGTATACAAGGGGAGCATAGTGATTCAGCTAAAGGAGCAGCCTGACATAATCTTACACGAAGGTGAAATGGCAGTGGTGCCAAGGGGCATTGAACACTGCCCCAGGGCCTTGGAACCATCCTATGTCCTAATGTTTGAACCAGCAGTGTTGAAAAGCAAAGGGGATTAG
- a CDS encoding DUF257 family protein: MEQSLHKIWNSIKYGETVLIEHDSVTSPVLGFYHLISWAREKGNTVVVDDVLDTLYMYKIHLELAGFDTSILDELKVIKAGGRLEVGQILGRISLKEPSIRESEYRRIFKSISPNDKVVNPVLGFEKLLLIADSKQDTLTTMNTVLSFTGTKRIAFYFITTDLLEKSVPYALLLFENMATTVIKVTKEDRRFSFNVVKSVNNEIDGMEVMI; this comes from the coding sequence GTGGAACAGAGCCTTCATAAGATTTGGAATTCAATAAAGTATGGGGAAACTGTCTTAATTGAACATGACTCAGTGACAAGTCCAGTGTTGGGATTTTATCACTTAATAAGTTGGGCTAGGGAGAAGGGGAACACTGTAGTGGTGGATGATGTTTTAGACACCCTTTACATGTATAAGATTCATTTGGAGTTAGCTGGTTTTGATACAAGTATTCTAGACGAGCTTAAAGTGATAAAGGCTGGGGGCAGGCTTGAGGTTGGTCAAATTCTCGGCCGTATTAGTCTCAAGGAGCCCTCTATTAGAGAGAGTGAGTATAGGAGAATTTTCAAGTCCATCTCACCAAATGACAAAGTAGTTAATCCTGTTTTGGGTTTTGAAAAGCTTTTATTAATAGCTGATTCTAAGCAAGATACTTTAACCACTATGAACACAGTTCTCTCCTTCACTGGGACCAAAAGAATAGCATTCTACTTTATTACTACTGATTTATTAGAGAAAAGTGTTCCTTATGCTTTGTTATTGTTTGAAAACATGGCAACTACTGTGATTAAGGTAACTAAGGAAGATAGGAGGTTCTCCTTTAATGTCGTGAAGTCAGTGAATAACGAAATCGACGGTATGGAAGTGATGATATAA
- a CDS encoding nucleotidyltransferase domain-containing protein, which translates to MPREKVVRVWDEREVVYSPKRWTILREKREKALKIMERLEQFDPHVYGSVARGDVRKDSDIDIIIPYKVPSFLVELSLEGVPFQNRRIVMATPWHLIKGHIEIDEETTVTFPLINPTDREFEFYKWGGMIDIWGVKTNLRVPGVNKKLILILPTDKGHIEKEVVGRESEVAKALGVSIELVQERVKILTRRDSIGRTGIYLNEEVPDWMSFEEALKRIADRDPNIRRKIKESGGI; encoded by the coding sequence ATGCCGAGAGAAAAAGTTGTGAGAGTGTGGGACGAGAGAGAAGTGGTCTATTCCCCTAAAAGATGGACAATTTTAAGGGAAAAAAGGGAGAAGGCATTAAAAATAATGGAAAGGCTGGAACAGTTTGACCCTCATGTTTATGGAAGCGTAGCCAGGGGAGACGTAAGAAAAGACAGCGATATAGATATAATCATCCCCTATAAGGTCCCGAGCTTTTTAGTTGAGCTTAGCCTGGAGGGAGTCCCCTTTCAAAATAGAAGAATTGTAATGGCCACTCCATGGCATCTAATAAAGGGTCATATCGAGATTGATGAAGAGACAACAGTAACTTTTCCTCTTATCAATCCTACTGACAGAGAATTCGAATTTTATAAATGGGGAGGAATGATCGATATCTGGGGAGTTAAGACAAATCTAAGGGTTCCAGGAGTCAATAAGAAGCTAATTCTAATACTCCCTACAGATAAAGGGCACATAGAGAAGGAAGTTGTGGGGAGAGAAAGCGAAGTTGCAAAGGCTCTTGGAGTGAGCATCGAACTTGTACAAGAGAGGGTAAAAATACTTACAAGAAGAGACTCAATAGGAAGGACAGGAATTTATCTCAATGAAGAGGTGCCCGATTGGATGAGCTTTGAAGAGGCGTTGAAAAGAATAGCCGATAGAGACCCCAACATTAGAAGAAAGATCAAAGAAAGCGGCGGGATTTGA
- a CDS encoding winged helix-turn-helix domain-containing protein, with translation MYFALPKSALQVFNALEDRPISSKELARRTNLSERTVRYALKVLKENGLVEEIFFLRDARRRGYKRKKLTPG, from the coding sequence ATTTACTTTGCTTTACCCAAATCAGCTCTTCAGGTCTTTAATGCCTTAGAGGATAGACCAATATCTTCTAAAGAGCTAGCAAGAAGAACTAACCTTTCTGAAAGGACTGTCCGATATGCGTTGAAAGTTTTGAAGGAAAATGGGCTTGTTGAGGAGATATTTTTCTTACGCGATGCCCGGAGAAGGGGGTATAAACGGAAGAAACTTACTCCGGGCTGA
- a CDS encoding L-threonylcarbamoyladenylate synthase — MTIIINMREGVDWEKIKIAARFIKEAKLVAFPTETVYGLGADALNDNAVRKIFKAKGRPPDNPLIIHIAEFNQVYELARDVPERAKILAENFWPGPLTIVLPKKEEVPYVTTGGLDTVAIRMPAHEIALALIKSSGRPIAAPSANISGKPSPTLAEHVADDFYGKIECIIDGGETKIGVESTVIDLTTDPPMLLRPGGLPLERIKSIIGEVKIHPAVKGKAVELAKAPGMKYKHYAPEAQVIIIDGERERVIKKIKELIDEYKKQGIKVGVMATGDFYEADSYFNIGESEEEIARNLFKALRELDKSGVEIILAEGIAEHGLGLAVMNRLKKAAGYRIIKV; from the coding sequence ATGACGATAATAATAAACATGCGAGAAGGGGTGGACTGGGAGAAAATTAAGATAGCTGCAAGATTTATTAAAGAAGCTAAGTTAGTTGCATTTCCTACTGAAACCGTATATGGGCTTGGAGCAGACGCTCTTAATGATAACGCTGTGAGAAAGATATTCAAAGCCAAGGGCAGGCCCCCCGATAACCCTCTTATAATACACATAGCAGAGTTTAATCAGGTTTATGAACTGGCAAGAGATGTCCCCGAGAGAGCCAAAATTTTAGCCGAAAACTTCTGGCCTGGCCCATTAACAATAGTATTGCCCAAAAAAGAGGAAGTTCCCTACGTTACCACAGGAGGTCTGGACACCGTTGCAATACGAATGCCTGCTCATGAAATTGCTCTTGCATTGATAAAATCAAGTGGCCGACCAATTGCTGCACCATCTGCAAATATTAGTGGAAAACCTAGTCCTACTCTAGCAGAACACGTAGCCGATGACTTCTACGGGAAAATAGAGTGCATAATAGACGGGGGAGAAACTAAAATCGGCGTTGAATCTACAGTGATAGACCTCACAACCGACCCCCCAATGCTCCTAAGGCCAGGAGGCCTCCCTTTAGAAAGAATAAAAAGCATCATCGGCGAAGTTAAAATACATCCCGCAGTCAAAGGAAAGGCAGTAGAGCTTGCAAAAGCTCCAGGAATGAAATACAAACACTACGCTCCAGAGGCCCAAGTAATAATAATAGATGGTGAACGTGAACGAGTTATTAAGAAAATCAAAGAGCTTATTGATGAGTATAAAAAGCAAGGAATAAAAGTAGGTGTTATGGCGACAGGAGATTTCTATGAGGCAGATTCATATTTTAACATAGGGGAGAGTGAAGAAGAAATAGCTCGCAATTTATTTAAAGCGCTTAGAGAGCTTGATAAAAGTGGAGTGGAGATAATATTGGCAGAAGGAATAGCAGAACATGGATTAGGTCTGGCCGTAATGAATAGGCTTAAAAAAGCTGCCGGCTACAGAATCATAAAAGTCTAA